TGGCTTAAATTCATTATCCCTCACTCAGAGAGGGTGAGGCTTAGGAAAAACTGTCTAAAACAAACACCAGTCTTGCCTTAGGGCAACCTCTGTTGTTCACTACAGCTGCGTGAACAGGTCATTTTTCATGTGTACACATACAATCTTGCAAGGTCTTGCCAAAGTTATTGAGTTTAGATTACTCTTATCAAGGCTGGGAAGTGTacaaaactcaaacaaaaagTCAGATATTGCCCCCAAAAATCTTTAAAACCATGCAAGCCAAAGCTACACAAGTAGTTTTCTCTGCAAAAGTATCTACTTGTACATATTATCTCTGAACTTGGAGTTTattaataaagtaatttttaaaggaacatTTTGTGTTCTTATGTTCTTAAAACATCAACAGCCAGCTAACTCTTAATGCAGTTTACATTACAAAAAACCCTTGCAACCATAAGAACACATTCTAGTAAAAGCAAACTCGAAATTCTTACTATAaaacacaggaaggaaaagttattagaaaggaataaaagttcatttttccattttgcttcaTACATTCAAAAAAAGTCACCTTTAAAGacctttttgctttgctctacTATTTGCACCGAAGCCCAGCTTTGGACAGGAGGTGGTGCTATAGTCTGTGTAAATTTTGTTATTAGGCAACACCAACAGTTAAAGATTACtaaaaggaaaaggtaaaaaaagagaaacattctAAATCCTGTAGAAGTGCTGGCATGCAGACTCTACCTACAGTTGCTTTCATATCAGCAGGTATTCTGTAACAGTGCTAAAAAGTTTTGTAAGAAGGCACTACAATATTTGTGTCTGTCAAGGATTTCAAATACCTAGCAAAACATGATTAtcaaagcatggaaaaaatctgttatgcacagctctgggcaagCTGTAACAGTTTTTATGTGGCCAAGGCTCTGTTAAGCAGCTCTGGGCCATGAGGAAACTGATGGAACAGTGGAAGATTTTTGCAGCTCCAGTGAGAACATTCTGTCTGCCTCTCCCTGAAGAATGCAAGGTTAGCTGCAGGGTCAGATTTACTGGCCAAGATGAAATGCCAGATTAGGAATCCAAACCCCATGCCTAGGTTAATgctctttccccctctctcctttcttcttttgctgTCTTTCTCCTCATGCTCATCTAGAAGTACCAAACATGGCATCTTCTGAAGACTTTTTTCTTGCTGTCCATGTTGCCCTGTCTCTATCCCCATTTTCCACCTGTAACTTTACTGGGAGAGCTGTTCTGGATTGCAGTCTGCTTGACAGTGACAACCATCAGCAGCCAAGCTGAGAGAAAACAATTGTGGAAGACTGGTTCCCTTCTGGCTGCACTTCCTGTCCCATTCTcatattttctttagaaaggAAACTAACAAATGACTCCCAGAATGGATCCAAGGGGTGTTTTCTAAGAGAGTAGATCTTTCACATATTCCTTTCTGAAACTATCAATTATCCATAGCCTGCTAAAGCCAAGAACTACGTGTCAGACCAAGGCCAACAGCAGATTGTGGGAGAAATTCTTATCTCAGTTACACAAGTCTGGATCTGGAGGAACTCCAGTTATTAAACAATCTATAAAATTAGGATAACAATAAGTATTATTTCAAAAAGGTTCGTGATGGTTAACTACTAGTAATTAATGCTGGTATAGAAATCAGGCAATGGTTGCCTGGAAATGAAAGGCACTATAGAAATTCTAAGTACTCATTATTTCTGCCATTTGCAATTAGACTTTTCAATGTAATCTATTTGTTGTAGTCAGGGTGCCCATCAATGCTCCCTGCAGATCTCAATCTATTGTTCCTGAATAATTCACCAGTCTCAATAACATTAGTTCACATTtaattgggggaaaaaaaaaagcttaccTCTTTCTAGATGCCATTACAGATGAAGGTACCACCAACATGAAAGTCAAAATTCCCAAACACAAGGGAGTGGGTGTGAAGGCAGAATAACTTGAACATATTTCACTTGAAATGGATGGACCTGAAGATCATTTTACAACTAcaaaatgggattaaaaaaaaaaaaaagaaaatccttttattGAATGGGATCTGTTGAAGCTTTAagattattaataaataatagtaGGAGTTAGACTTCAGTGTAAAATGATGCTATAATTACTTTCCTTTCTAAAGACCTATTGATGCTTGTGATCCTACAGCTGTATCttctttaaatacttttctATCTTTAATCAAGGGATGTTCCTATACACAGCTTTAAGTAATTACACACAATCAAATTAATTGTAAGTCAGAACTGGATAAAAAGGTTTATATGTCAAATAAATACTTGATTTTTTCAAAGATATCCAACTTAAAAAATACGTATGTTGAATTTCATCCAGTGTAGTGGGAATTACATGAATATATGATAAATTATTTGCTGTTACTTAGATAGGTGTCAAATGAGCATTGTGACATCCCTGTTTTTAAGGTAACACACTTCAAAAAATTTTTTGTGACAGAATTTTTAAGTGGTCTTTTAAAGCTCAAGGTTTGACTGTAAGATGTCCCTGGATAGGGAGACTGAAAAATGTGTATGTTACAAAATATGCATCAGAAACACTGAATATTTATAGTACAATATCTAGGTCCACAAATCATGAAACTCTTAGCTGTTCAGGGATTTAGGCTAAGAAGGAGGCTGCACTCAGAGATAAAGGAGGGAATAGTTGTGTTTCATGTCCTGTATTTATTCTGATTTCTAGCTGTGGCAAGAACTCAGGCACAGAAAGACTGGAACGGGGAACGTCACAGTAGGGCAGAAAATCAAACTGAAAGCTCCCTGCTCAACAGCTTTGCCATTACCTCCTTCCACAGGAACGTGGGGAGGGCAGGATCTGCCCCTCCAGGTCATGGTGTCCCATCCCGGGCTCACTAGAACAGGAGCTGAATCAGCAGATGGCTCCTGGCTAGGGCTTCCCAGATGTCcaagctcccacagctccacacaggcagcacagcttgTGTGGGAGCCAGAGCATCTGgcactgggcagcagggctctgaAAGCAATCAGGTGTTCACAGCAGCTTCAGCACTCCTCACACAGCCACAAAAGTGAGCTCAAGCAAGAGCACTGCAAGAGAAAGCAGGCAGTTGTTGTCTTGCCATCCTGATAAGTGCAAAACTGCCGAGAAAAAAACTCTACTTCAGCATTTGCACTAATTCAATAGAGAAATAAGAGTAGCAAAAGCACTGACTgtgcaatatttatttaataattaactATCTTATAAgcataaaactaaaatatatgaagctttttttcttttttgggtaAAAATTATCTAAACACTTTCTTTCTTCCAGAGGACTCAAAAATTAATAGCAAAAGCTTAACCTTCCTAcatttacagaatattttaaatgcaatgaTTAAAAAGAATTCTAAGACTCTACAAATCAAAACCTTAGAACAGAGGATTCATTAGGAGGATTCAGAAGATGAATTGCATTAGGACCCTACTGCTTTTAattcctttgcatttctttggCTTTTAGATTAAACAACACCATGCACTACACAAGCAACAAGAAGAGAACATGTAATACAAACAGCTGTTAAATTAAAGGTATAGGTTCTTGTCATATGCTGGCTGTGAAAGAAGCATTAGGAGACAAAAGGTGATGGCAAATACTTTGTTTCTGAACTATACATGAGTAATTTGGCTGGTTAAGATCTGGTTGGTTGTATCCATTACACACTCAGAGATTAAAGACTATTACGTTTATAAATACAAATTGTAAGGGCTGTAATTGCAATTGTCTAAGGAGATGTGTTCCTTTGTGCTTACTTATTTTgttaaagataaaaaagaaatgcatgcTATTTCTGGCCCACACGAATGTTCAGAATTAAGCTACTAATATCTAAGAATTTTTCTGAGCTCAACTGTAGCTTTTGGAGCTTTCTCACACCGGCAGTGTTGCACAGGTGCCTTTTCAGGGCTGCCAGAGGATTTATGCAGCACAATAGTCAGCATCATTCCTGCCCGATTCCAGCCCTCCCTCGGGAAGATGGCAATGCCTGGGATGGCTCGGGATCTTTCCCGAACGGgtccctttgcttttcttggcCAGCGATGCCTgtcttggagctgctgctcgCGGGCTCTGCCGTGTGCGAGCCGGGGGCGGGCCGGGGAGGGGCTGCGGCTCTCGGGCACCGGGACCGCGGCGGGCActcggcccggcccgccggAGCAGCGGCACCCATGGCCGGTAAGTGCCGGGGGCGCAgcgagggaggcagggagggggtgcccagctcctcccgcagccccggccgggctgGCGCTGGGGAGGGCTCGCTAAAGCATCAGCCCAGACCTGTCCCTGCACCGGCCGGCCGCGCTCCGCAGCCCGCCAGGGAAGGGACAGCTGGAACCGCAGGGCTGCCAGCACCGCCCGACAGGGCAGAGGCTCGGCCCTGGagacaggcacagcaaatgggCAGTCTTGCCTCCACTACCCCCCAGTTATTTAATTTATACTGTACGTGGGCTTAGACTGTGTTTTTATACGGGATTAAAACTAGTTGTGGAGAACGAGCTGCTTGTAAACTTGCTCGTAAGCCAAAAAGCTTGCTGCAAAGTTTAAGTAAAGCTTATTAAAAGCATATAATCACACAGTAAGTAAAAAAGGGATGCAATCCCAGAGGAGACAGAGGATGCCTGTCAGCACCTGCACTATGCTAGGATAAACCTGGTACCTATCAACAGGAGACAGTCTGCTGGCTCggggaggaggagatgaaatggTCCAACAGgtcttttccatctcctttgCCACGATCCTGTACCGCAGCAGGATACAATACATCAATTGCTCATGATGCCAGgtagttattttaaaatatacatattttgtCCCTGCATACAGTGGATGCAACTAATCTCAGTGGTCAATTTGTGACTAGTGCTACATTGTGCCCTAAGCCACTGGTTCTGTTGCTGATCTAATCAGATAAGATGGTCTAAAAGTGAGACAAATTCTCCTTACTCTCATTAAATTACAGGTAACTACTAAAATGAGTAAAACTTTACCTTAAATCTACAGCTatataaagtttaaaaaaacccccagaattTGAGTCTATGCCTATGGGTGTGTCATGAATACTTACCATTCTGCAGTGAACAAATTCAATACATACAAACTCATTAACTAAAAGACTAGAAACTCATTCTCTTACTCCAAAATCAATGCACACCTCATCATACTGTCTTTAATGGTAAATGGTGACAAACTGGCTATAGGGGAACACAGGACTGCTGCTGAGAGCATCAGAGACTTGTGAATGAACAGGACAAGTTAAACAAAGACCTGTACAGCTTGCTTGAAATGTTAACCTTTCAGATCAGACAGTAAAGCTACCAGCCATATAGAGATTTGTGTTATTTATAGTGCACCTACATGAAGGAAACCATTAGTTTCTATTATGTTCATGGGCATTAAACTGAAGCATTTTTTCTGCATCTGGCCTTCTGAGATGCAATAAAATACGAGTCTGACTGAAGATATATTTGAGCATGTCCTGCAAAActaaaaggaacacacacataAAATTCCCATGCTCATGTGCATTTCCTCATACTGTGCATTCTTATTAAGGAAAACCAATTTACCCACATGGCACAGTCAGACTTGTCTCTGTATTAATATTAACCCACATCAAACAGGAGCTTGTTTCCTGTTGCTCAGAATAAGCATTGCACTATTAGTCTGGCTGAATGCTGGAACCCACTCAGTTCACCCACCAGCTGCAAGGACAGCAAAGTGCTGTTGCTGTGGTACCGCCATGAGCAGGGTGGCTGCTCACGGTGCTGCTGGGAGACAGCAGTGACTCAGGGAAGCAGCCAGCCAATTCCTGCAGAGGCCTAAGGCAACACACCTGGAGGGGAGCTGCAAAACCAACTTGGCTTCAGTGACTCCACCAAATGCAGGAAAATGAGTCAGGATCAGATTAAGGCCTTTGAGGCGCTATGGGCAGGTTAATTTTATAGTACAAAGTAATTACTTAAGCGTTCTGTAGCTGAAGGACATTTCATGTCACTGCAACACAGCAACACTGAAAAAGATCAGCAACAGATGTATTTTCAACTCACCTCCCATACTCTTTATAGCTCTAATGAATAAactaaattaaatgaaaatagttTGGAATTATTCAACACTATTATTATTTGATAGTCAAAACTATCAATAGTGTTGACTGATGCTTTTGtgcttgtattttctttattttacttgtaCCATTGTATAGAGATGGCTAACTGCAAGGTACCTACCAAGCACAGatagataaaaagaaaaaggaataaagcatAATCAAGTTAACTCTACctaaaagcagagaagaaaaaaattcagtacCAGTTGTAAGAAAATGCCAGGTCACTTGGCTACTTCAGTTTCAGGGGAGACCTTGAGAACTGTCAGCACCcagtgctcagctgctcctgagctgcctCCCATGGCTGCAGAGTGGAAGATAGAGTTTAGGTACAGAGCAAAATAATCTTTGCAGCCTATCACTCCAGCATTCTCAGCAAACATGTGAAAGCAATGAACTGAGCCTATTAGCAATTATCTACCCTTGGTCTAACAAGAAATTCTCACAACAGAATTTCtgatatttatattaaatacatttatttagttttatttggGTTTGTTCACAGTAATTATAACAAGATTTTGTTGTATGTTAAGTACTCACGATTCAGGAAACTCTGTTTAACGGATATTTAACTTTGACTTCACAGGTCAGGAAACACATGCATccttagaaagaaaacaacccaTAGCTTTACTTTGTTCCTTGTGGCAGGGTCCAGATTCAAGTCAACATAGATAAATAGTTGGaagaacaaaccaaaccaaaacaatggTACCTTTCATATTAGGTGCTCCAgagttctctttttcttccattatGCAAGCTCTAGCGTTTCTGCCATGCTAAGGTAAACGCTAATACAAAATAAGAGCCTGAATAATTCTTtggcatttgggttttttcatgtCTGTAGTCTCTCACATTGCAGTAACTGCCAGTGCTTCTGAACACTCTGATCTGTCACTGCCATTGTTATGTCTCTTCAGGTGCTGCACCATGCTataaccaaacaaaaatgtGCATGTGAGCTGAatgcttaatttaaaaataattttggaatgGTTTTTGTTAGCTTTAATATTCCTGTCTACACCCAAAATATCCTTTGATCTTCCTATGATGTTTTGTGTGCTTTTATGTTTGAACAGAACAAGCAGTTGCTGTGGCTGGAGGTATAATAGGAGGGATCCTTTTATTTGTCCTCCTTGGAATAACTGCATatctgctttggaaaaaatttTGCCACCTCTTTTCTTATGAAAAGCTCATCAATCCTGTCAAAACAACAAATGCAAATGCCATTTTCCAGGATCAGGCAAATTCTGAAATTCATCTAAAAAGTACAAGGtaccttttttcattttgtttttaaagcatatgctatgtaatttatttcaatttgtCAAATGTCAAATGAGCAGGTGATCCaaacatatatctatatatatatagcatgTACAGAAATAAAGGCGATCCCTAAATTATATGAAAACATCAGGCATGTTCTGTTTTGTTCCTTTAGGAAAAGGATAATCTAACTATCAAAGTGATGGTTATTcctgatttatttaaaagagaGAATATATTCAAGTGTAATTGGTGAATGGATAGTTTTACCTGTTAGACAAACCCAGCCTATGTTCCAGAGTCATTTCTAGTCTAATAACAGAAACAACAGGACTTTAGTTCAGGAAGGAGACTCTCtaagagaattaataatttCAGGGATTTTGGCTCTAAAACAAGCAGCTGCAGttaattcttcctttcctttgaaaGATAAATTctaaagggaaggaaagggggaaagagaaGAATCTGTGAGAAGAATTAAGACCTAATGTGCCTCACTGTCTTTTTATGCATTAAGcaattgtttttatttgctttttgattttatttttacctttgcaTGTCTGTAGAATTTTTACATTGTGACATAAGAGCAGTAAACTTAGTACTCTCATCAAGTTTGATTTCCAGCTTTAAACCAGAAGAGTCAATAGGTGCTGCTGTCTTGAGCAGGTCCAGAAGTGTTCCATTTATCATTCCACCAACACTGCATGGGCGAGACTGGATTCACCTGACAAATGAAGAACAGGTTCAGGAAGACAGGGACCCCTTCATGACCCCTCAGTCTGGGCCACGGTCATCATTTCATTCCTTGGGTATGGCATTGCAAAAATGGGACTATTTTTAAGGGTAGGGTGGCTTTAGTATTATGAAGCATATATCGTGGGGGCACAGCAGAGACTGCATTACCCAGCACAAGCCCTAAATGCTCCATGCATTTATACATTTTATGTATGAGAATTGGGCAAGAACACAGTAATTTTGTTCCCAGTGCTGTGGTACCTTACATATTTGGCAGACAAAGCAATCTCTCCTCCAATATTTTGTAAAGGCCAGGAAGTGCCTGTTGTCCCCAGAAACAGCAATCACCAGCTGCATGCTGCAACTACAAATAGCTAGAACTAACCAGGTACAATCACAGAAATAAGACAAAGAAAAGTGCTGCAGCCTACAATTACTCCCCCAAATctcaggaaaaaggaaataaaatatgaaatttttacaaaaaattGATTGTTAATAAAGAGGGTAATCTGATTTACCCCAATACAGCAGTGGTTCTAAAAATGCCTGCAATGGTTCTTGAGGCTAATCTGAGGGTgcttgttttgccttttcttgtAGCTGGAGCTTATGTTGTAGGAACCATTAACCCAGATCTGTACAAGTTTCCTGAAGACAAAAGTGAAACAGATTTTCCTGATGGCAGCATTGGCCGCCTCTGGTTCTCCATAGAATACGAGCAAGAGTCAGAAAGGCTCCTTGTCTCCTTGATCAAAGTCAGaaagctgcagcctcctgctgaTTCCTGCAGTCCATTTGTGAAAATCTACCTGCTGCCTGATGAAAGAAGCTACCTGCAGTCCAAAACAAAACGTAAAACTCTTAACCCTCAGTTTGATGAAAACTTTGTTTTCCAGgtactttttcttttgatgaGGCAGATTTTTGTTTGCAAATATTAACTTGTCAAACTACAGTACATGTTTGTATGTTCACAATGCTTCTACCAAGACAGAAGTTGTTTCCACCACAGACAGGATTTTTTACTGGGGCTTTTGGAGATCCTGGGCTACAGAAGCGTGTGGCCCCACAACTGCTCTTACTTCTAGTCTATACTAAAGTTAAGGGTTCCAGAACTTGCCCAGGGAATAACAAAACCCCCAGTTTGAAGTACAGCTGAGCAGTTCAGCCCAGCAGTTCTAGAAGTTCAGAAGGAGCCAATGCTGACATGATGCTTTCACAGCTTTTGGTTTCTTTGCTGTGGAAGTAGGCTAGACAGCAGAACCTGGGAGGAATCTCTGGGCTGCTATTTGTACAGTACTGCATAACTTGGCTTCCCATGCTAACAGGCTTTCAGCACATGCCACAAGACAAAAgctttaaaaccaaaaaagtttGTGTTTCAGACAACTGAAAAAATGTTTACAGATTCTAAACATCTGAGTTTGAAAGTGAATGCATCACACAGCACTAGATCCATATGAGCTAAAAAACCACCAACTAACTTCACAGCTTCCAAATGAACTTGTATTTTAGCTTGGATCTTGACTTCCACATAGCTCAAGTTTTaggcaaattttaaaagtacttcAAATAATTAAAGGAAATCCCCACCTAAACTTACCAcagtttgaaaaatatttcctttgaaGTCATGCTAGAGTAGGAAAGTGTCGGATgttttataattattaatattcttcattttcctgtaCAGGTTTCCAGTAAAATGTTGCTCCAAAGGACATTAAAGTTTTTGGTTTATCATGTTGATAAACAGAAGAAGCATCATCTCCTAGGCCAAGTTATCTTTCCACTAAAAAATGAAGCATTAACTGAGGACAACAAACTAGTCATATGGAGAGATCTGGAGAAAGAAAAC
The nucleotide sequence above comes from Molothrus ater isolate BHLD 08-10-18 breed brown headed cowbird chromosome 8, BPBGC_Mater_1.1, whole genome shotgun sequence. Encoded proteins:
- the SYT15 gene encoding synaptotagmin-15 gives rise to the protein MAEQAVAVAGGIIGGILLFVLLGITAYLLWKKFCHLFSYEKLINPVKTTNANAIFQDQANSEIHLKSTSFKPEESIGAAVLSRSRSVPFIIPPTLHGRDWIHLTNEEQVQEDRDPFMTPQSGPRSSFHSLAGAYVVGTINPDLYKFPEDKSETDFPDGSIGRLWFSIEYEQESERLLVSLIKVRKLQPPADSCSPFVKIYLLPDERSYLQSKTKRKTLNPQFDENFVFQVSSKMLLQRTLKFLVYHVDKQKKHHLLGQVIFPLKNEALTEDNKLVIWRDLEKENLEPPSEHGDIQFSLSYNDYLGRLTVVVLRARGLKLQEESPAVGVYVKVSLMNHNKYIKSKKTAALLGTPNPVYNETFSFKADQTELDTASLSLSVLQSNKGEKTLLLGRVVVGPFMYTRGRELEHWNEMISKPKELVKRWHALCHST